The following proteins come from a genomic window of Theileria equi strain WA chromosome 2 map unlocalized gcontig_1105316255037, whole genome shotgun sequence:
- a CDS encoding signal peptide containing protein (encoded by transcript BEWA_036840A) gives MKVFAILYLFLLVELCHGGDGKKGDQKPEDLDNDPSDRPRGSYTRPSTNMTGGNDATLDLASPTVSIGKSFEYDYDHVQTRMVLPGDSFKLTKIVNGAEEVWNGGTDGRCTQVIISMKDGSPALVYLHKKDSSNRSSLTLLKNGSTWKVTDDYKGELKKLRRTPESVTDFTIKLEDKKDTDQCTVFGAMIYGLSVQFYFPKFGFHATEITHGEKSLWKGDNERALVIKLYKTGNSSLLLLSLRNAEDKCNLKRFESVGTEWNSIEKDAFHKKLHDARKAKKSAAQQAGKPNAPPAKHGSSYGTESSLSSGGGSGIDGSAKPEGNEASAQPRNS, from the coding sequence ATGAAGGTTTTTGCCATACTCTATCTGTTCCTTCTTGTGGAACTATGTCATGGTGGAGATGGAAAGAAGGGAGACCAGAAGCCGGAAGATCTTGACAACGACCCTAGTGATCGACCAAGGGGTAGTTATACAAGGCCATCTACTAATATGACTGGAGGAAATGATGCTACTCTTGATCTAGCCAGTCCTACTGTATCCATCGGCAAATCCTTCGAGTACGATTACGATCATGTCCAGACCAGAATGGTTCTTCCTGGAGACAGtttcaaactcacaaaGATTGTAAACGGTGCAGAAGAGGTTTGGAACGGTGGTACAGATGGAAGGTGTACCCAAGTAATCATTAGCATGAAGGACGGGAGCCCAGCGTTGGTATATCTTCACAAGAAAGATTCATCTAACAGGTCTTCCCTGACACttttaaagaatggtaGTACATGGAAGGTAACAGACGACTACAAGGGCGAACTCAAGAAGCTCAGAAGAACTCCAGAGTCCGTCACAGACTTTACAATTAAGCTAGAGGATAAAAAAGATACTGACCAGTGCACGGTATTTGGAGCAATGATTTATGGACTCTCCGTCCAATTTTACTTCCCTAAATTCGGATTTCATGCCACTGAGATTACTCACGGGGAAAAGTCTCTATGGAAGGGAGACAATGAAAGGGCCTTGGTCATAAAGTTGTACAAGACAGGTAATTCGTcacttcttcttttgtcTCTCAGAAATGCTGAGGATAAATGCAACCTGAAAAGGTTCGAGAGTGTAGGCACTGAATGGAATAGTATTGAGAAGGATGCGTTTCATAAAAAACTACATGACGCTAGGAAAGCTAAAAAGTCAGCTGCTCAACAAGCCGGAAAACCTAATGCTCCCCCTGCTAAACATGGATCTTCTTATGGTACTGAAAGCTCTCTCAGTTCCGGTGGTGGTAGTGGAATAGATGGATCTGCAAAACCTGAGGGTAATGAAGCATCTGCTCAGCCCAGAAACTCCTAA
- a CDS encoding hypothetical protein (encoded by transcript BEWA_036880A) has product MTSVKLDIDPSKLYSRGDGINGSHKHNGPQGYTSYEYTKSYGGSFELELLSYESEKYLYFLPPKGKISKVTTYFKNTGNILLAVQITTEKDRNYYYVRKDARKDVDDKSEFDEFVENGKNRLSDQDIRTILQKVEASTKLDYKTLPKDIREKFWRKNDATVDINRYPADGIVKPDGKSYYYTSEVGRRVDLVETRYPDRDGVYRKLTHTPKDGELGTIKYDGGFQILKPEPIQKSNISVYYWIYDEIYYRPLILQFFHESSSVYYTTTNGFRWNETKDINDSNLREELNKQNCKRRGAHAINISEKSESYQCPSCKNYQLNILLDREKQYYIHGYQMTENKAPPSIFRFFEDTREQTGFPFVTGINNICRYATPKVILDASKTETTEATYNPRRNTLKFKVSKKDIDQSYAQYIHNKDDSGSSRLKDIEHKGVSLGVKSEDILTEVSIFYLDGDAQYDKPLLVELVASENKYTYYRKARFYANTWTKIANQETNRLEEDNLKTELEKLKKIHFPDPSSDVVTIVGASLGTVGTEITTVIGIWKRKAILSAITMLFSTAV; this is encoded by the exons AACTCTATAGCCGAGGTGATGGCATAAACGGGTCCCATAAGCATAATGGTCCACAAGGATATACTTCCTATGAATACACAAAGTCTTATGGAGGATCGTTTGAACTGGAATTACTCTCATATGAAAGCGAAAAATACTTGTATTTTCTTCCACCAAAAGGAAAGATCTCAAAAGTTACcacatattttaaaaatacgGGAAATATTCTCTTGGCTGTACAAATTACCACCGAAAAGGATAGAAACTATTACTATGTACGCAAAGATGCCAGAAAAGATGTAGATGATAAATCAGAGTTTGATGAGTTTGtagaaaatggaaaaaatagaCTTAGTGATCAGGATATTAGGACAATCCTACAAAAGGTAGAGGCTAGCACTAAGCTTGACTATAAAACTCTCCCTAAAGACATAAGAGAGAAGTTTTGGAGGAAAAATGATGCTACTGTAGATATTAATAGGTATCCTGCAGATGGAATAGTCAAGCCAGATGGTAAAAGTTACTACTATACCAGTGAAGTTGGTAGAAGAGTAGATTTAGTAGAGACTAGATATCCTGATAGAGATGGTGTGTACAGAAAACTTACacatactccaaaagatgGTGAACTTGGGACTATAAAGTACGATGGAGGttttcaaattttaaaacCGGAACCGATACAGAAATCCAATATTTCTGTATACTATTGGATATATGACGAGATATATTATAGACCACTTATTCTTCAGTTCTTTCATGAAAGTTCTTCGGTATATTATACTACTACTAACGGTTTTCGTTGGAATGAAACTAAAGATATAAATGATAGTAATCTAAGAGAGGAACTTAACAAACAGAACTGTAAAAGACGTGGAGCACACGCTATAAATATATCAGAAAAAAGTGAATCTTATCAATGCCCTAGTTGTAAAAACTACCAGCTTAATATATTGCTTGATCGTGAAAAACAATATTATATTCATGGTTATCAGATGACTGAAAACAAGGCACCACCTTCTATTTTTAGATTCTTTGAAGATACTAGAGAACAAACTGGATTCCCATTTGTAACAGGTATAAATAACATATGT CGGTATGCTACACCTAAAGTAATTTTGGATGCTTCTAAGACAGAAACTACTGAGGCAACGTATAATCCGAGAAGAAATACTCTAAAGTtcaaagtttccaaaaaaGATATCGATCAATCTTATGCTCAGTATATCCAcaataaagatgatagtGGAAGTTCTAGGCTAAAAGATATTGAACATAAAGGAGTTTCTCTTGGTGTAAAATCTGAGGATATTCTAACCGAGGTATCTATATTCTATTTGGATGGAGATGCTCAGTATGATAAACCACTGCTGGTAGAGCTGGTTGCTAGCGAGAACAAGTACACCTACTACAGAAAGGCTCGTTTTTACGCAAATACTTGGACCAAGATTGCTAATCAGGAAACAAATCGACTTGAGGAGGATAACCTTAAGACCGAACTTGAGAAACTAAAGAAAATTCACTTTCCTGATCCATCCTCCGACGTCGTTACCATAGTTGGGGCATCTCTTGGAACTGTAGGTACGGAGATAACAACGGTTAttggaatatggaaaaggaaggCCATATTAAGTGCTATAACCATGCTATTTAGTACCGCCGTATGA
- a CDS encoding hypothetical protein (encoded by transcript BEWA_036870A): MESVTPVDLVVMSINLDKLEQPIKHFLDKISMEIRNLTNIANYSVLETLDGLYQKHQTRNDTLYKFIKDAQTA; encoded by the exons ATGGAAAGCGTAACACCTGTAGATCTGGTTGTAATGAGCATAAATTTGGATAAGCTGGAACAACCAATAAAACACTTTTTAGACAAG ATTTCTATGGAAATTCGCAATCTCACAAACATCGCAAACTATAGTGTCCTAGAAACACTAGACGGGCTTTATCAGAAACATCAAACGAG AAACGATACcctttacaaatttataaaggatgCACAAACTGCTTAA
- a CDS encoding hypothetical protein (encoded by transcript BEWA_036860A), with protein MLGFKKKNGSPQNYVYYGRGEDKTRWTVIPGNTKLEGDNLTNQLKKLKEKLERPVEETQSKSTGLSTGAKDVRLFVERGSVPFQESEDIKALIDLLGNYTIGEGVLSRMRLQVLCFYKIADKRPNLALKGHIDTQ; from the exons ATGCTTGGCTTTaagaaaaagaatggtagCCCTCAAAACTATGTGTATTATGGGAGAGGTGAAGATAAGACTAGATGGACTGTTATTCCTGGAAATACTAAACTGGAAGGTGATAATCTCACTAATCAACTCAAGAAGTTGAAGGAGAAACTTGAGAGACCTGTAGAGGAAACTCAAAGTAAATCCACTGGACTTTCAACAGGAGCTAAG GATGTAAGACTCTTTGTAGAACGCGGGTCAGTACCATTTCAAGAGAGCGAGGACATCAAGGCGCTCATTGACCTTCTTGGCAACTACACGATTGGTGAGGGAGTTTTGTCCAGAATGAGACTGCAGGTCTTGtgtttttataaaatcGCAGACAAAAGACCAAATTTGGCACTCAAAGGACACATTGACACCCAGTAG
- a CDS encoding hypothetical protein (encoded by transcript BEWA_036850A), producing MHSKAASYSAFQKFFNRCLREWYVQYDQGTSFYYADPPGILFTRLRSKKNVKEASVDMSSWYFGMQQEGIHMSSLLHGNSLASLEFDSLKRNAYGNKKEEIYSTLHLGYDTWYSSFIAGSILDGYHVAFCHQYDVAFNSFYHFGRVLEIDFENLKTFPKFRLLTGNLYNLPSLLDRELFKCIVLHVTTKNSKELLRSRIIYALHQMLITGGSLVVVLKEPGLLPKLRQYLPFLKNAIGIEKTDDRPTDGYKRYTHRPVSKPYSIGGIYYNGKQQSTIPVTASGDYKKSVTAYYLKYDEGNLVPVVVGLEKSTGSDNYYYHKRRNPLVVTSSWETEFDIYQESDLSPKLATISTQLKQFVVLNLGQTNGNYYANGEISKPPPTNPNTQIEVTGPNYIHTIYKRYKHSPAGGINRMRLLSTKTTSKNIPVNPHVYRTEYTSANVYYWKEDSRHTKPLLLGLESTDTAYFRLNKDSSEWESCGKALSDLNGELDRENCTWNDAHVLDISQKSNYNCPSCIYKQVKVTNYGDNCATSEYSYSHLVGSFFRFKDGVTEQTGINFPQSTTLVFVYYYPKGSEGIPLLVYLQDSSDKWYQRTSLDLTEWTEVSQGKPDGPTNSSEILQLLKAKLPTVTIDISKTDAQTGYEDPSEGGEVKQQIKVTRQNLEDEYVGFSHWVWIKMVSYLRRSNMVTLYLEYHLIPFLKV from the exons ATGCACTCCAAGGCGGCGAGTTATTCGGCtttccaaaagttttttAACCGTTGCCTTAGGGAATGGTATGTCCAGTACGACCAAGGGACGAGTTTCTACTACGCAGATCCTCCTGGGATTCTATTTACGAGGTTGAG GTCAAagaaaaatgtaaaggagGCGTCAGTAGATATGTCCTCTTGGTACTTTGGGATGCAACAAGAAGGGATTCACATGAGTAGTTTGCTACATGGGAACTCGCTTGCTTCTCTGGAGTTTGATAGTCTTAAGAGAAATGCCTATGGAAACAAAAAGGAGGAGATTTATAGCACACTGCATTTGGGATACGATACTTGGTATTCCTCATTCATTGCCGGATCAATACTAGATGGATATCATGTAGCGTTTTGCCATCAGTATGACGTGGCTTTCAATAGCTTTTATCACTTTGGAAG GGTGCTTGAAATCGACTTTGAAAATCTCAagacatttccaaagtttcGCCTACTTACTGGGAACCTCTACAATTTACCTTCCCTTTTGGATAGAGAACTATTCAAGTGCATCGTACTTCATGTTACAACTAAAAACTCAAAGGAACTCCTTAGAAGCAGGATCATCTATGCGTTGCATCAGATGCTAATTACAGGTGGTAGCCTAGTAGTTGTTTTAAAGGAGCCTGGTCTACTGCCAAAACTTAGGCAgtatttaccatttttaaaG AATGCTATTGGTATAGAAAAGACCGATGATAGACCCACAGATGGTTACAAGAGATACACTCACAGACCTGTATCCAAACCGTATTCTATTGGCggaatatattacaatgGAAAACAACAAAGTACTATACCTGTAACTGCTTCAGGTGACTATAAAAAAAGTGTCACAGCATACTATTTGAAATATGATGAAGGTAACCTAGTTCCGGTGGTTGTTGGACTTGAAAAGTCTACTGGGAGTGACAACTATTACTACcacaaaagaagaaatcCTCTTGTGGTTACTAGTTCTTGGGAGACAGAATTCGATATTTATCAAGAAAGTGACCTCTCTCCAAAACTTGCAACTATCAGTACTCAGCTAAAGCAATTTGTTGTACTGAATCTCGGTCAAACTAATGGGAATTACTATGCTAACGGAGAAATTAGTAAACCTCCACCAACAAATCCAAATACTCAAATTGAAGTCACTGGGCCTAATTATATCCATACAATCTATAAAAGGTACAAGCATAGTCCTGCTGGAGGAATAAATCGTATGAGACTCCTTTCTACAAAAACTACTTCTAAAAATATACCTGTTAACCCTCATGTTTATCGAACAGAGTACACTTCTGCTaatgtctactactggaaagAGGATTCTAGACATACTAAACCATTGCTCCTTGGATTAGAATCCACAGATACTGCATATTTTAGGCTAAATAAGGATAGTAGTGAATGGGAAAGTTGCGGTAAAGCTCTGTCAGATCTTAATGGAGAGCTTGACAGGGAAAACTGTACATGGAATGATGCTCATGttttagatatttcacAGAAGAGTAATTACAACTGTCCTAGTTGCATCTATAAGCAAGTTAAAGTAACCAACTATGGTGATAACTGTGCCACTAGTGAGTATTCATACTCTCATCTTGTTGGTAGTTTCTTTAGATTTAAGGATGGAGTAACGGAGCAGACAGGAATTAACTTTCCACAAAGTACCACTCTAGTGTTTGTATATTACTATCCCAAAGGATCCGAAGGAATCCCACTCTTGGTTTATCTTCAAGATTCATCAGATAAATGGTACCAGAGAACCTCTCTTGACTTAACCGAATGGACTGAAGTATCTCAGGGCAAACCAGATGGTCCTACTAATAGTTCTGAGATCCTTCAACTTCTAAAGGCCAAATTGCCTACTGTTACTATTGACATCAGTAAGACAGATGCGCAAACTGGTTACGAAGATCCTTCTGAAGGTGGAGAAGTAAAGCAGCAAATTAAGGTTACAAGACAGAATCtagaagatgaatatgTTGGCTTTTCTCACTGGGTCTGGATAAAGATGGTTTCATACTTAAGGAGGTCAAACATGGTAACACTATACCTGGAATATCATCTGATTCCATTCTTAAAAGTGTAA